A window of Mytilus edulis chromosome 10, xbMytEdul2.2, whole genome shotgun sequence contains these coding sequences:
- the LOC139491759 gene encoding uncharacterized protein encodes MDDSGKLPNFVFQYVLPHCVENKFINTAIDKKSQDLIITEFIPQSDGTNRITRNAVQVPKEITSKRIIGQPICIGCKGSFYVFQFICTTVSHIQFFSVDVDNKSVNVFKDSVCYFSRDIMTVAPVECHISTDKKLILLRLPQAVLKLNRYANILLTVNGEMCNIGKSKLHDKKYTCVRFLPHYPSQLLMVEFNNISSKCHLRIYDMTTQEVKAAKDHCINTFSIGYIDGDNSADTCSEENTVMSLCQTSLLYDITCDLIILTCFPTVNTFVAVFGFRAETLEATFSFKINVNLKCSKTNEPKTSLLATEMSNCSTVVNVYRLSKSQQNSGLIKQTVTTVKLPVVLNLKFQVRAVILQHFTGDKLQLVLDALPKPLKTYILLGYNETV; translated from the coding sequence ATGGACGATTCAGGAAAACTGCCTAATTTTGTGTTTCAGTATGTTTTGCCTCATTGTGtagaaaataaattcataaatactGCAATTGATAAAAAAAGTCAAGACCTGATAATAACAGAATTCATACCTCAATCAGACGGAACTAATAGAATTACCAGGAATGCAGTTCAAGTGCCAAAGGAAATAACTAGCAAGAGAATTATTGGTCAGCCCATTTGTATTGGGTGTAAAggaagtttttatgtttttcaatttatttgtacCACAGTTTCACACATACAATTCTTCTCTGTGGACGTAGACAACAAATCGGTAAATGTATTTAAGGATTCTGTGTGTTATTTTAGTCGTGATATAATGACTGTGGCACCGGTAGAATGTCACATTAGCACAGACAAGAAGCTTATATTACTAAGACTGCCACAAGCTGTGCTAAAACTAAATAGATATGCAAACATTCTCTTGACAGTGAATGGTGAAATGTGTAACATTGGCAAGTCAAAGCTGCATGACAAGAAATACACTTGTGTCAGATTTCTTCCACACTATCCAAGTCAACTATTGATGGTAGAATTTAATAacatttcatcaaaatgtcatcTACGAATATATGACATGACAACACAAGAAGTAAAAGCTGCCAAAGATCATTGTATAAATACATTCAGCATTGGTTATATTGATGGAGATAACAGTGCAGACACCTGCTCGGAAGAAAAtacagttatgtccctttgtcaGACATCTCTATTGTATGATATAACTTGTGATTTAATAATTCTAACTTGTTTTCCTACAGTTAACACATTTGTTGCAGTATTTGGTTTTAGAGCGGAGACCTTAGAGGCAAcgttttcatttaaaatcaatGTAAATCTAAAATGCAGCAAAACAAATGAACCGAAAACAAGTTTACTTGCTACAGAAATGTCGAACTGCAGTACTGTGGTGAATGTGTACAGGCTGTCAAAATCTCAACAGAATAGTGGTTTGATTAAGCAGACAGTAACAACTGTTAAACTACCAGTTGTGCTCAATTTGAAATTCCAAGTAAGAGCTGTAATACTTCAACACTTTACAGGAGACAAACTACAACTTGTGCTAGATGCATTACCAAAACCATTAAAGACTTATATTTTACTTGGTTATAATGAAACCGTATGA
- the LOC139491757 gene encoding cold shock domain-containing protein E1-like isoform X1 yields MSAVKKLNSPQWKNFQPSTQDPAIVSFQRATAPVINSHINSNGVGRETGFIEKLLHSYGFIQCCERDSRLFFHFSEYGDDINLVKIGDPVEFQMTYDRRTGKPVASHIVLLNSGSQSYEVLSEEKFTGSIAQEAKPTKNKNGYALSEDSLGRVTYQHNGEVFFLPYGSDDVIDKTFKPIAQDQVQFYIATDKRNGNLHARQIEPVSCKVQGVVCSLKDSFGFIERADVVKEIFFHYSEYKGDINKLNLGDDVDFDVQNRNTKEVAVNIQSVPIGTVIFEDISVNKIQGSVQRTLKNSRRQSDPLGGRISYESAKGPVEIPFGDKDQGGDYTLLSGDVVECNIATDRRDKLQRATNIKLMEESFTANKENRETGVITNLKDGYGFIQCTEREARMFFHFSELLDPKKEVKTNEEVEFTVTQDPSASNGNKLMAIRIKYLSKGSVSFLVIHPEKYIGTVDKEPNAHKSPGKIKEAETGIIVFDFDEKIQKISYTIKDVLEMKNAPRYGDKVEFNLGEVKSTKTRTGVNVRVVLRNLNNKCQGFIATLKDNYGFIENSDHEKEVFFHFSSYEGDPNDLDLGDEVEYTLCRKSAKHSAENIFKLPKGTIPTEEILRDKGQQQGKVLRPMRIVNPDQEEYCGLVQPFNVEVEDTEPEVYPYGITSLADKRDFLQKGDSVKFNLALNKSNNQTRAVNISAIRKFIRSKVDSVKGQFGFLNYEKEDGKKLFFHMTEVHDGVEIQTGDEVEFVVVQNQRNGKYSACSLRKITDRRRPERLVSRLKSVTEDLSSVRIVVIRQPKGPDGTKGFTQTRVPWTPPA; encoded by the exons ATGTCAGCTGTAAAGAAGTTGAACAGTCCTCAGTGGAAg aATTTCCAGCCGTCCACACAAGATCCTGCAATCGTGTCATTTCAAAGAGCCACAGCACCAGTGATCAATTCACACATCAACAGCAATGGAGTAGGGAGAGAAACAGGATTTATTGAGAAGCTTTTG CATTCCTATGGATTTATTCAGTGTTGTGAAAGGGATTCACGACTCTTCTTTCATTTTAGTGAATATGGAGATGATATTAACTTGGTTAAAATTGGAG ACCCGGTAGAGTTCCAGATGACCTATGACCGTAGGACTGGTAAACCGGTAGCAAGCCATATTGTATTGTTAAATTCTGGAAGTCAATCTTATGAAGTTTTGAGTGAGGAGAAGTTTACAGGATCTATTGCACAAGAAGCCAAGCcaacaaagaacaaaaat GGTTATGCTCTGTCAGAAGACAGCCTTGGGAGGGTAACTTACCAACATAATGGAGAAGTTTTCTTTTTACCGTATGGATCTGATGATGTTATTGATAAGACTTTTAAACCAATAGCCCAAGATCAAGTCCAGTTTTATATAGCAACTGATAAAAG GAACGGTAACTTACATGCAAGACAGATTGAACCAGTCAGTTGTAAAGTACAAGGAGTTGTCTGCTCTTTGAAAGATTCTTTTGGTTTTATCGAACGAGCTGATGTGGTCAAGGAGATCTTTTTCCACTACAGTGAATATAAAGGTGATATCAACAAACTAAATCTAGGGGATGATGTTGACTTTGATGTTCAAAATAGAAAT acaaAGGAAGTCGCAGTAAATATTCAAAGTGTACCCATTGGAACTGTTATATTTGAGGACATAAGTGTCAACAAAATACAAGGCTCAGTCCAGAGAACTCTTAAAAATAGTCGCCGACAAAGTGATCCTCTAGGGGGACGAATCTCTTATGAATCTGCCAAGGG ACCTGTAGAAATTCCATTTGGTGACAAGGATCAGGGTGGGGATTACACCTTGTTGTCAGGTGACGTAGTAGAATGTAACATAGCAACGGACCGTCGAGATAAACTTCAGCGAGCAACAAACATCAAATTAATGGAGGAATCATTTACTGCCAATAAAGAGAACAGGGAAACA GGTGTGATTACAAATTTAAAAGATGGATATGGATTTATACAATGTACTGAGCGAGAAGCAAGGATGTTTTTCCACTTCAGTGAATTACTGGATCCAAAAAAAGAAGTCAAAACTAACGAAGAAGTAGAATTTACAGTAACACAG GATCCTTCAGCATCAAATGGTAACAAACTTATGGCTATCCGAATCAAATATTTATCTAAAGGAAGTGTATCATTTCTAGTCATCCATCCAGAAAAATACATTGGAACTGTTGATAAAGAACCTAATGCCCATAAAAGTCCAG GTAAAATAAAGGAAGCTGAAACTGGAATTATagtatttgattttgatgaaaaaattcagaaaatttctTACACAATCAAAGATGTTTtagaaatgaaaaatgctccTAGATATGGAGATAAG gTGGAATTCAATCTCGGTGAAGTTAAATCaactaaaacaagaacaggtGTAAACGTGAGAGTGGTTTTACGTAACCTTAACAACAAGTGCCAGGGATTCATTGCCACGTTGAAAGATAATTATGGATTTATTGAAAACTCTGATCATGAAAAAGAAGTCTTCTTTCACTTTAG CTCCTATGAGGGGGATCCAAACGACCTTGATCTTGGTGATGAAGTTGAATATACACTCTGCAGAAAAAGTGCCAAACACAGTGCTGAAAATATATTCAAACTGCCAAAAGGAACCATTCCAACTGAG GAAATTCTTCGTGATAAAGGTCAGCAGCAGGGGAAAGTATTGCGACCAATGAGAATTGTCAATCCTGATCAAGAAGAATACTGTGGACTTGTACAACCTTTTAATGTTGAAG TAGAAGACACAGAACCTGAGGTATATCCCTATGGAATAACAAGTCTAGCAGATAAAAGGGATTTCCTACAGAAAGGGGATTCTGTAAAGTTTAACCTGGCTTTGAACAAGTCAAATAATCAAACTAGAGCAGTTAATATTAGTGCTATCAGAAAGTTCATCAGATCTAAGGTTGATTCTGTAAAAGGACAG TTTGGTTTCCTGAATTATGAGAAAGAGGATGGAAAGAAGTTGTTTTTCCACATGACGGAGGTACATGACGGAGTGGAGATACAGACTGGGGATGAGGTGGAATTTGTCGTCGTACAGAATCAGAGGAACGGAAAATACTCTGCCTGCAGTCTTAGAAAGATTAC GGATCGCAGAAGACCAGAAAGACTTGTTAGTAGGTTAAAGAGCGTAACAGAAGACCTGTCAAGTGTTCGCATTGTTGTCATTCGTCAACCTAAAGGTCCAGACGGCACCAAAGGGTTCACACAGACCCGTGTTCCATGGACTCCACCAGCTTGA
- the LOC139491760 gene encoding charged multivesicular body protein 2a-like isoform X2: MPLEWLFGKKKTPEEMLRQNQRALTKAMRDLDREKAKMEQQEKKVIADIKKMAKQGQMDAVKIMAKDLVRTRRYVKKFILMRANIQAVSLKIQTLKSNNAMANAMKGVTRAMQTMNKQLKLPQIQKIMMEFEKQSEIMEMKEEMMNDAIDDAMGDEDDEDESDAIVSQVLDELGLQLTDELSGLPSTGGTLAAGATKQPQAQAAGGGGPSDADADLEARLENLRRQ; encoded by the exons ATGCCTTTAGAATGGCTCTTTGGAAAGAAAAAGACTCCGGAGGAAATGTTACGACAGAATCAAAGGGCATTAACCAAAGCAATGAGAGATCTGGATAGAGAAAAAGCCAAAATGGAACAACAAGAGAAGAAAGTTATTGCTGATATTAAGAAAATGGCAAAGCAAGGACAGATG gATGCTGTAAAGATTATGGCCAAAGATTTAGTTCGAACAAGACGTTATGTGAAGAAGTTTATTTTGATGAGAGCAAACATACAGGCTGTGTCACTAAAAATACAgacattaaaatcaaataatgcTATGGCCAATGCAATGAAAGGGGTTACAAGAGCCATGCAAACAATGAACAAACAG TTGAAGCTTCCACAAATTCAGAAGATAATGATGGAGTTTGAAAAACAATCAGAAATaatggaaatgaaagaagaaatGATGAATGATGCTATAGACGATGCTATGGGTGATGAAGACGATGAAGATGAAAG TGATGCTATAGTTTCTCAAGTTTTAGATGAATTAGGTTTACAACTGACAGATGAATTATCAG GTTTACCATCAACAGGGGGGACATTAGCAGCTGGAGCAACAAAACAACCACAAGCACAGGCTGCAGGAGGAGGAGGACCTAGTGATGCTGATGCTGATTTAGAGGCACGATTAGAAAACTTACGACGACAGTGA
- the LOC139491760 gene encoding charged multivesicular body protein 2a-like isoform X1, giving the protein MLNKCVNMPLEWLFGKKKTPEEMLRQNQRALTKAMRDLDREKAKMEQQEKKVIADIKKMAKQGQMDAVKIMAKDLVRTRRYVKKFILMRANIQAVSLKIQTLKSNNAMANAMKGVTRAMQTMNKQLKLPQIQKIMMEFEKQSEIMEMKEEMMNDAIDDAMGDEDDEDESDAIVSQVLDELGLQLTDELSGLPSTGGTLAAGATKQPQAQAAGGGGPSDADADLEARLENLRRQ; this is encoded by the exons ATGTTGAACAAATG TGTCAACATGCCTTTAGAATGGCTCTTTGGAAAGAAAAAGACTCCGGAGGAAATGTTACGACAGAATCAAAGGGCATTAACCAAAGCAATGAGAGATCTGGATAGAGAAAAAGCCAAAATGGAACAACAAGAGAAGAAAGTTATTGCTGATATTAAGAAAATGGCAAAGCAAGGACAGATG gATGCTGTAAAGATTATGGCCAAAGATTTAGTTCGAACAAGACGTTATGTGAAGAAGTTTATTTTGATGAGAGCAAACATACAGGCTGTGTCACTAAAAATACAgacattaaaatcaaataatgcTATGGCCAATGCAATGAAAGGGGTTACAAGAGCCATGCAAACAATGAACAAACAG TTGAAGCTTCCACAAATTCAGAAGATAATGATGGAGTTTGAAAAACAATCAGAAATaatggaaatgaaagaagaaatGATGAATGATGCTATAGACGATGCTATGGGTGATGAAGACGATGAAGATGAAAG TGATGCTATAGTTTCTCAAGTTTTAGATGAATTAGGTTTACAACTGACAGATGAATTATCAG GTTTACCATCAACAGGGGGGACATTAGCAGCTGGAGCAACAAAACAACCACAAGCACAGGCTGCAGGAGGAGGAGGACCTAGTGATGCTGATGCTGATTTAGAGGCACGATTAGAAAACTTACGACGACAGTGA
- the LOC139491757 gene encoding cold shock domain-containing protein E1-like isoform X2 gives MSAVKKLNSPQWKNFQPSTQDPAIVSFQRATAPVINSHINSNGVGRETGFIEKLLHSYGFIQCCERDSRLFFHFSEYGDDINLVKIGDPVEFQMTYDRRTGKPVASHIVLLNSGSQSYEVLSEEKFTGSIAQEAKPTKNKNGYALSEDSLGRVTYQHNGEVFFLPYGSDDVIDKTFKPIAQDQVQFYIATDKRNGNLHARQIEPVSCKVQGVVCSLKDSFGFIERADVVKEIFFHYSEYKGDINKLNLGDDVDFDVQNRNTKEVAVNIQSVPIGTVIFEDISVNKIQGSVQRTLKNSRRQSDPLGGRISYESAKGPVEIPFGDKDQGGDYTLLSGDVVECNIATDRRDKLQRATNIKLMEESFTANKENRETGVITNLKDGYGFIQCTEREARMFFHFSELLDPKKEVKTNEEVEFTVTQDPSASNGNKLMAIRIKYLSKGSVSFLVIHPEKYIGTVDKEPNAHKSPGKIKEAETGIIVFDFDEKIQKISYTIKDVLEMKNAPRYGDKVEFNLGEVKSTKTRTGVNVRVVLRNLNNKCQGFIATLKDNYGFIENSDHEKEVFFHFSSYEGDPNDLDLGDEVEYTLCRKSAKHSAENIFKLPKGTIPTEEILRDKGQQQGKVLRPMRIVNPDQEEYCGLVQPFNVEEDTEPEVYPYGITSLADKRDFLQKGDSVKFNLALNKSNNQTRAVNISAIRKFIRSKVDSVKGQFGFLNYEKEDGKKLFFHMTEVHDGVEIQTGDEVEFVVVQNQRNGKYSACSLRKITDRRRPERLVSRLKSVTEDLSSVRIVVIRQPKGPDGTKGFTQTRVPWTPPA, from the exons ATGTCAGCTGTAAAGAAGTTGAACAGTCCTCAGTGGAAg aATTTCCAGCCGTCCACACAAGATCCTGCAATCGTGTCATTTCAAAGAGCCACAGCACCAGTGATCAATTCACACATCAACAGCAATGGAGTAGGGAGAGAAACAGGATTTATTGAGAAGCTTTTG CATTCCTATGGATTTATTCAGTGTTGTGAAAGGGATTCACGACTCTTCTTTCATTTTAGTGAATATGGAGATGATATTAACTTGGTTAAAATTGGAG ACCCGGTAGAGTTCCAGATGACCTATGACCGTAGGACTGGTAAACCGGTAGCAAGCCATATTGTATTGTTAAATTCTGGAAGTCAATCTTATGAAGTTTTGAGTGAGGAGAAGTTTACAGGATCTATTGCACAAGAAGCCAAGCcaacaaagaacaaaaat GGTTATGCTCTGTCAGAAGACAGCCTTGGGAGGGTAACTTACCAACATAATGGAGAAGTTTTCTTTTTACCGTATGGATCTGATGATGTTATTGATAAGACTTTTAAACCAATAGCCCAAGATCAAGTCCAGTTTTATATAGCAACTGATAAAAG GAACGGTAACTTACATGCAAGACAGATTGAACCAGTCAGTTGTAAAGTACAAGGAGTTGTCTGCTCTTTGAAAGATTCTTTTGGTTTTATCGAACGAGCTGATGTGGTCAAGGAGATCTTTTTCCACTACAGTGAATATAAAGGTGATATCAACAAACTAAATCTAGGGGATGATGTTGACTTTGATGTTCAAAATAGAAAT acaaAGGAAGTCGCAGTAAATATTCAAAGTGTACCCATTGGAACTGTTATATTTGAGGACATAAGTGTCAACAAAATACAAGGCTCAGTCCAGAGAACTCTTAAAAATAGTCGCCGACAAAGTGATCCTCTAGGGGGACGAATCTCTTATGAATCTGCCAAGGG ACCTGTAGAAATTCCATTTGGTGACAAGGATCAGGGTGGGGATTACACCTTGTTGTCAGGTGACGTAGTAGAATGTAACATAGCAACGGACCGTCGAGATAAACTTCAGCGAGCAACAAACATCAAATTAATGGAGGAATCATTTACTGCCAATAAAGAGAACAGGGAAACA GGTGTGATTACAAATTTAAAAGATGGATATGGATTTATACAATGTACTGAGCGAGAAGCAAGGATGTTTTTCCACTTCAGTGAATTACTGGATCCAAAAAAAGAAGTCAAAACTAACGAAGAAGTAGAATTTACAGTAACACAG GATCCTTCAGCATCAAATGGTAACAAACTTATGGCTATCCGAATCAAATATTTATCTAAAGGAAGTGTATCATTTCTAGTCATCCATCCAGAAAAATACATTGGAACTGTTGATAAAGAACCTAATGCCCATAAAAGTCCAG GTAAAATAAAGGAAGCTGAAACTGGAATTATagtatttgattttgatgaaaaaattcagaaaatttctTACACAATCAAAGATGTTTtagaaatgaaaaatgctccTAGATATGGAGATAAG gTGGAATTCAATCTCGGTGAAGTTAAATCaactaaaacaagaacaggtGTAAACGTGAGAGTGGTTTTACGTAACCTTAACAACAAGTGCCAGGGATTCATTGCCACGTTGAAAGATAATTATGGATTTATTGAAAACTCTGATCATGAAAAAGAAGTCTTCTTTCACTTTAG CTCCTATGAGGGGGATCCAAACGACCTTGATCTTGGTGATGAAGTTGAATATACACTCTGCAGAAAAAGTGCCAAACACAGTGCTGAAAATATATTCAAACTGCCAAAAGGAACCATTCCAACTGAG GAAATTCTTCGTGATAAAGGTCAGCAGCAGGGGAAAGTATTGCGACCAATGAGAATTGTCAATCCTGATCAAGAAGAATACTGTGGACTTGTACAACCTTTTAATGTTGAAG AAGACACAGAACCTGAGGTATATCCCTATGGAATAACAAGTCTAGCAGATAAAAGGGATTTCCTACAGAAAGGGGATTCTGTAAAGTTTAACCTGGCTTTGAACAAGTCAAATAATCAAACTAGAGCAGTTAATATTAGTGCTATCAGAAAGTTCATCAGATCTAAGGTTGATTCTGTAAAAGGACAG TTTGGTTTCCTGAATTATGAGAAAGAGGATGGAAAGAAGTTGTTTTTCCACATGACGGAGGTACATGACGGAGTGGAGATACAGACTGGGGATGAGGTGGAATTTGTCGTCGTACAGAATCAGAGGAACGGAAAATACTCTGCCTGCAGTCTTAGAAAGATTAC GGATCGCAGAAGACCAGAAAGACTTGTTAGTAGGTTAAAGAGCGTAACAGAAGACCTGTCAAGTGTTCGCATTGTTGTCATTCGTCAACCTAAAGGTCCAGACGGCACCAAAGGGTTCACACAGACCCGTGTTCCATGGACTCCACCAGCTTGA